One window of the Peptacetobacter hiranonis genome contains the following:
- a CDS encoding rod shape-determining protein: MAKKEKRGFFGGFQKMTKDMGIDLGTANTLVYIKGQGIVLREPSVVAVRDDSREVLAVGEEAKRMIGRTPGNIVAIRPMKDGVIADFDVTQSMIRYFIEKASDNKGVVSPRIAICVPFGVTEVEKRAIEDAARQAGANDAFLIEEPMAAAIGAGLKVEEPEGNMVVDIGGGTSEIAVISLGGIVAAKSIRIGGDEFDDAIIAYVKKEYNLMIGERTAENIKINIGSTYKDDQEKEMEIRGRDLISGLPKTITISSTEVREALKEPVNAIVDGIKSTLEKTPPELASDIMENGIMLTGGGALLRGFDKLIASETGMKVEIAEAPLDCVALGTGKTVEDEVIFEKVLMMNAGK, from the coding sequence ATGGCAAAGAAAGAAAAAAGAGGATTCTTTGGTGGATTCCAGAAAATGACAAAAGATATGGGGATAGATTTAGGTACTGCTAATACTCTTGTGTACATAAAAGGGCAGGGAATAGTATTAAGAGAACCATCTGTTGTAGCTGTAAGAGATGACAGTAGAGAAGTTTTAGCTGTTGGTGAAGAAGCTAAAAGAATGATAGGTAGAACACCAGGTAATATAGTAGCTATAAGACCTATGAAAGATGGGGTTATAGCTGATTTTGATGTTACTCAGTCTATGATAAGATACTTTATAGAAAAAGCATCTGATAATAAAGGTGTAGTAAGCCCAAGAATAGCAATATGTGTACCATTTGGTGTTACAGAAGTTGAAAAAAGAGCTATAGAAGATGCAGCTAGACAGGCTGGAGCTAATGATGCATTCTTAATAGAAGAACCAATGGCAGCTGCAATAGGTGCAGGACTTAAAGTTGAAGAACCAGAAGGAAACATGGTAGTTGATATCGGTGGTGGTACTTCTGAAATAGCAGTTATATCATTAGGAGGAATAGTTGCCGCTAAATCTATAAGAATAGGTGGGGACGAATTTGATGATGCTATAATAGCTTACGTTAAAAAAGAATACAACCTTATGATAGGTGAAAGAACTGCAGAAAATATAAAAATAAACATAGGATCAACTTATAAAGATGATCAGGAAAAAGAAATGGAAATAAGAGGTAGAGACCTTATATCAGGACTACCTAAAACTATAACAATATCATCTACAGAAGTAAGAGAAGCATTAAAAGAACCAGTAAATGCTATAGTAGATGGAATTAAATCAACACTTGAAAAAACTCCACCAGAATTAGCATCAGATATAATGGAAAACGGAATAATGCTTACAGGTGGGGGAGCACTACTTAGAGGATTTGACAAACTTATAGCTTCAGAAACAGGAATGAAGGTAGAAATAGCCGAAGCACCTCTTGATTGTGTTGCTCTGGGAACAGGAAAAACTGTAGAAGATGAAGTTAT
- the radC gene encoding RadC family protein, giving the protein MGKVKYSVKDEFPREKMLKDGVESLSNAELIAVLLRTGSKNKTVIELANELLKVDHEGIRFLKSSSIEELCEIEGIGISKATLIKAALELGVRVAESEIVRYQVKNPWDIYKYYMESMRYLKEEIFKTVLLNTKNEIITDIDVSHGTLNSSLVHPREVFKQAIKKSANKIILIHNHPSGNVEPSNEDIHITDRLIECGKIIGIEVIDHIIIGDGIYYSFKESRKM; this is encoded by the coding sequence ATGGGAAAGGTAAAATATAGCGTAAAGGATGAATTTCCTAGAGAAAAGATGCTTAAAGATGGTGTAGAGAGCCTATCTAATGCAGAACTTATAGCAGTTTTATTGAGGACTGGGAGTAAAAATAAAACAGTTATAGAACTTGCCAATGAATTGCTAAAAGTAGATCATGAAGGAATTAGATTTCTGAAAAGTTCCTCAATAGAGGAGTTATGCGAGATTGAAGGAATTGGCATTTCAAAAGCTACTTTGATTAAGGCTGCTTTAGAATTGGGTGTGAGAGTGGCTGAATCTGAGATTGTCAGATATCAAGTAAAAAATCCTTGGGACATATATAAGTATTATATGGAGTCAATGAGGTATTTAAAAGAAGAAATATTCAAAACAGTGCTTTTGAATACTAAAAATGAGATTATAACAGATATTGATGTATCTCATGGAACTTTAAATTCTTCGTTAGTGCATCCAAGGGAGGTCTTTAAGCAAGCTATCAAAAAAAGCGCAAATAAGATTATTCTTATTCACAATCATCCGTCTGGAAATGTGGAGCCGTCAAATGAGGATATACACATAACTGATAGATTGATTGAATGTGGAAAAATAATAGGAATAGAGGTTATCGACCATATAATAATTGGCGATGGAATATATTATAGTTTTAAAGAAAGCAGAAAAATGTAA
- a CDS encoding Maf family protein — protein sequence MKIVLASGSPRRKEILENMNLKFDIIKSEIEETIVENESPEELVKRLSYEKAHDIASKNLDSIVIGADTMVVLNNNVLGKPKDEDEAFNMLKQMSGKEHDVITGISILCLGLKKEINDYCVSKVKFKNLSDEEIYSYIRTGECMDKAGAYGIQGLGGLLVEYIKGDYFNIVGFPISSAAEILKNDFDIDIFKLNEGRFV from the coding sequence GTGAAAATTGTACTAGCATCGGGGTCACCGAGAAGAAAAGAAATTCTAGAGAATATGAATCTAAAATTTGATATAATTAAAAGTGAGATAGAGGAAACAATTGTGGAAAATGAAAGTCCAGAAGAATTGGTAAAAAGACTTTCTTATGAAAAAGCTCATGATATAGCTAGTAAAAATTTAGATAGTATAGTAATTGGAGCGGATACTATGGTTGTTTTAAATAATAATGTACTTGGCAAACCAAAAGACGAAGATGAAGCATTTAATATGCTAAAACAGATGTCTGGGAAAGAACACGATGTTATAACAGGTATAAGTATATTATGCTTAGGTTTAAAAAAAGAAATAAACGATTATTGTGTAAGTAAAGTAAAATTTAAAAATCTATCTGATGAAGAAATATATTCATATATAAGAACTGGAGAGTGTATGGATAAGGCAGGAGCTTATGGTATACAGGGACTAGGAGGTCTTTTAGTTGAATATATAAAAGGTGATTATTTCAATATAGTAGGATTTCCGATATCTTCTGCAGCTGAAATATTAAAAAATGATTTCGATATAGATATATTCAAATTAAATGAAGGTAGATTTGTTTAA
- a CDS encoding RnfABCDGE type electron transport complex subunit B, with amino-acid sequence MEILKAVILLGALGLIFGLILDFASKKFAVEVDPREEEILGVLPGANCGGCGYPGCGGCAAAIVKGEAAINACPVGGAAVAAKVGEIMGVEAETGERKVAHVICKGTCEKAKDKFEYDGVQECRAASVLNGGAKACAQGCLGLGTCVSVCAFDAIHVVDGVAVVDEEKCVNCGKCREVCPKGLIVEKPASQEIIVNCNNTQKGKVVKDNCSAGCIGCGICEKNCKFDAVHVENNVAKIDPEKCVGCMVCVEKCPTKVIAGDLAKRQKVTIDKDLCVGCTICAKQCKFDAISGELKVAHEIDQDKCVGCHLCMQKCPKKAIKLV; translated from the coding sequence GTGGAAATATTAAAAGCGGTAATATTATTAGGTGCATTAGGGTTAATATTCGGATTAATTCTTGATTTTGCATCAAAAAAATTCGCTGTTGAAGTTGACCCAAGAGAAGAAGAAATACTTGGTGTACTTCCAGGAGCAAACTGTGGTGGATGTGGATACCCAGGTTGTGGAGGATGTGCAGCAGCGATAGTAAAAGGTGAAGCAGCTATAAACGCATGTCCAGTTGGTGGAGCAGCAGTTGCAGCCAAAGTTGGAGAAATAATGGGTGTAGAAGCTGAAACTGGTGAAAGAAAAGTAGCTCATGTAATATGTAAAGGTACTTGCGAAAAAGCAAAAGATAAATTTGAATACGATGGTGTTCAGGAATGTAGAGCAGCATCTGTTCTTAATGGTGGTGCAAAAGCATGTGCACAGGGTTGTCTAGGATTAGGAACTTGTGTTTCTGTTTGTGCATTCGATGCTATACATGTAGTAGATGGTGTAGCTGTAGTTGACGAGGAAAAATGTGTTAACTGTGGTAAATGTAGAGAAGTTTGTCCAAAAGGATTAATAGTTGAAAAACCAGCTTCTCAGGAAATAATAGTAAACTGTAACAATACTCAGAAAGGTAAAGTAGTTAAAGATAACTGCTCTGCTGGATGTATAGGTTGTGGTATATGTGAAAAGAACTGTAAATTTGATGCAGTTCACGTTGAAAACAACGTAGCTAAAATAGACCCTGAAAAATGTGTAGGATGTATGGTATGTGTTGAAAAATGTCCTACAAAAGTAATAGCAGGAGATTTAGCTAAAAGACAGAAAGTAACAATAGATAAAGATTTATGTGTTGGTTGTACAATATGTGCTAAACAGTGTAAATTTGATGCTATATCTGGTGAACTTAAAGTAGCTCACGAAATAGATCAGGATAAATGTGTAGGATGTCACTTATGTATGCAGAAATGTCCTAAAAAAGCAATCAAATTAGTATAA
- the rsxA gene encoding electron transport complex subunit RsxA, protein MNLVLLFLSIVLVNNVITSQFLGICPFLGVSKKVDTAVGMGVAVTFVLTLASVITYFIQMLLVKTGTEYLQTIAFILVIASIVQFVEMVIKKMSPSLYQALGVFLPLITTNCAVLGIAIVNIDKGYNLIETIINGCGAGIGFTLAIVIFAGIRERLELSDIPEAFKGFPITLISAGLMSIAFLGFTGLIKL, encoded by the coding sequence ATGAATTTAGTACTATTATTTTTAAGTATAGTTCTTGTAAATAACGTTATAACATCTCAGTTCCTTGGTATATGTCCGTTCCTTGGGGTTTCAAAAAAAGTTGACACTGCTGTAGGTATGGGTGTTGCAGTTACATTCGTTTTAACACTTGCATCAGTTATAACTTATTTCATACAGATGTTATTAGTAAAAACTGGAACTGAATATCTTCAGACTATAGCATTCATACTTGTTATAGCATCTATAGTTCAGTTCGTTGAAATGGTAATCAAAAAAATGAGTCCATCTCTATATCAGGCTCTTGGGGTATTCCTACCTCTTATAACTACTAACTGTGCCGTTCTTGGTATAGCAATAGTTAATATAGACAAAGGATACAACCTAATAGAAACTATAATCAATGGTTGTGGTGCAGGTATAGGGTTCACTCTTGCAATAGTAATATTCGCAGGTATAAGAGAAAGATTAGAATTGTCAGATATACCGGAAGCTTTCAAAGGTTTCCCTATAACATTAATATCAGCAGGTTTAATGTCAATCGCTTTCTTAGGATTCACAGGACTTATTAAGTTATAA
- the rsxE gene encoding electron transport complex subunit RsxE has product MSFGKVFKNGLIDENPTFVQVIGMCPTLAVTTSAINGMGMGLSTAVVLTCSNIAISLLRKVIPDKVRIPSFIVVIATFVTIVGMLLKAYIPVLDQALGLYIPLIVVNCIILARAESFASQNGPVASAADGLGNGIGFTLALTVIGAVRELLGNGSLFGFSLFGAHFTPILIFILPPGAFLTLGFLFAGFNKLKNKKA; this is encoded by the coding sequence ATGAGTTTCGGTAAAGTCTTTAAAAATGGACTAATAGATGAAAACCCAACATTTGTACAGGTAATAGGTATGTGTCCTACTCTAGCTGTTACTACTTCAGCAATAAATGGTATGGGTATGGGATTATCTACAGCGGTAGTTCTTACATGTTCAAATATAGCAATATCACTTTTAAGAAAGGTAATTCCTGATAAAGTCAGAATACCATCTTTCATAGTTGTTATAGCTACATTCGTTACAATTGTTGGTATGTTATTAAAAGCGTATATACCAGTACTAGATCAGGCACTAGGTTTATATATACCACTTATAGTTGTTAACTGTATAATACTTGCTCGTGCAGAAAGTTTCGCAAGCCAGAACGGTCCAGTTGCTTCAGCAGCAGATGGTCTTGGAAATGGTATAGGATTCACACTAGCTCTAACAGTAATAGGAGCAGTTAGAGAATTACTTGGAAACGGAAGCTTATTTGGATTTAGTTTATTTGGAGCACACTTTACTCCAATATTAATATTCATACTTCCTCCAGGAGCATTCTTAACTCTAGGATTCTTATTCGCAGGATTCAATAAATTAAAAAATAAAAAGGCATAA
- a CDS encoding RnfABCDGE type electron transport complex subunit G has protein sequence MNSAVKVGGTLLVISAVASFLLAGTNQITAPVIEERNIQANNELRQSVLPDATDFKQLDASEFEGKGDGLIVEAYEGLNGSENVGYTFKATPSGYGGAIEVIIGISTDGTITGVDIGTMSETAGLGAKSKDEAFNGQYDGKKTDKPLEVAKGSASGDNQILAISGATISSTAVTNGVNAAIDVFNALNK, from the coding sequence ATGAATAGTGCAGTAAAAGTTGGTGGAACATTATTAGTTATAAGTGCTGTAGCATCATTCTTACTAGCAGGAACTAACCAGATAACAGCTCCAGTAATAGAAGAAAGAAATATTCAGGCTAACAATGAACTTAGACAGTCTGTACTTCCAGATGCTACTGATTTCAAACAGTTAGATGCCTCTGAATTCGAAGGAAAAGGTGATGGCCTTATAGTAGAAGCTTACGAAGGTCTTAATGGATCAGAAAACGTAGGATATACTTTCAAAGCTACTCCAAGTGGATACGGTGGAGCTATAGAAGTTATAATAGGTATATCAACAGATGGAACTATAACAGGTGTTGATATAGGTACAATGTCAGAAACAGCTGGTCTAGGTGCTAAATCTAAAGATGAAGCATTCAATGGACAGTATGACGGAAAGAAAACAGATAAACCTCTTGAAGTAGCTAAAGGTAGTGCATCAGGAGACAATCAGATACTTGCAATATCAGGTGCAACAATATCATCAACAGCAGTTACAAACGGTGTAAATGCTGCAATAGATGTATTTAACGCATTAAATAAATAA
- a CDS encoding RnfABCDGE type electron transport complex subunit D — protein sequence MENKLIVSSSPHVRSNEDTSYIMKQVIIALVPAALAGLFYFRLNALSAMFFCILGTVGSEHIFCKIMKKKSTIGDFSAVVTGLLLAFNVPASLPWWMCLLGGIFAMVVVKMVFGGLGCNFVNPALAARAFLLASFPVAMTAWTKTGVNFVSSANLDAVSTATPLSFLKAGPAGLAELASNNISLSDMFLGNTGGCIGETCALLVILGGVYLIYKGIISYVMPVAYIVTVFVLTFLLGGFNLQFAIYQLMAGGLMLGGFFMLTDYATSPMTKKGQVIYAVLAGVITSVIRLYGGYPEGVSYSILLVNCLAPLIDKFVKNRVFGKEAK from the coding sequence ATGGAAAATAAATTGATAGTATCATCTTCTCCTCATGTAAGAAGTAATGAAGATACATCATATATAATGAAACAAGTTATTATAGCACTTGTTCCAGCAGCACTTGCAGGTCTATTCTACTTCAGACTTAATGCTTTAAGTGCTATGTTCTTCTGTATACTTGGTACAGTAGGATCAGAACACATATTCTGTAAAATAATGAAAAAGAAAAGTACAATAGGTGATTTTTCAGCTGTTGTAACAGGTTTATTATTAGCATTCAACGTTCCAGCTTCACTTCCATGGTGGATGTGTTTATTAGGTGGAATATTTGCAATGGTAGTTGTAAAAATGGTATTTGGTGGATTAGGATGCAACTTTGTCAACCCTGCTTTAGCAGCTAGAGCATTCTTATTAGCATCATTCCCAGTAGCTATGACTGCATGGACTAAAACTGGTGTTAACTTTGTATCATCAGCTAATCTTGATGCTGTATCTACAGCAACACCACTTAGTTTCTTAAAAGCTGGTCCAGCTGGTTTAGCAGAATTAGCTTCAAACAATATATCATTATCAGATATGTTCCTTGGAAATACTGGTGGATGTATAGGTGAAACTTGTGCATTACTAGTTATATTAGGTGGAGTATATCTTATATATAAAGGAATTATAAGTTATGTAATGCCAGTAGCATATATAGTAACAGTATTCGTTTTAACTTTCCTTTTAGGTGGATTTAACTTACAGTTCGCTATATATCAGTTAATGGCTGGTGGTTTAATGCTTGGAGGATTCTTCATGCTGACAGACTACGCAACATCTCCTATGACTAAAAAAGGACAGGTTATATATGCAGTTCTTGCAGGTGTAATCACTTCAGTTATAAGATTATATGGTGGATATCCAGAAGGTGTATCTTACTCAATATTACTTGTTAACTGTCTTGCTCCTTTAATAGATAAATTCGTTAAAAATAGAGTATTCGGGAAGGAGGCAAAATAA
- the rsxC gene encoding electron transport complex subunit RsxC, whose protein sequence is MKLLTFKGGIHPPHGKEYSNKKPIERAEAPKVVYIPIQQHIGAPAKPIVEVGDEVKLGQKIAEAGGFVSANIHSSVSGKVIAIEPHEIPNGKGMCIVIENDFKEELHESVKPHGKLEDLSKEEIVEIIKEAGIVGMGGATFPTHVKVCPPPGSTAEFVILNGAECEPYLTADHRLMLEQPEKVVLGCRALMKVLDVNKGFIGIEENKPDAIEAVQNVAKDFPEIEVVTLKVKYPQGAEKQLIYACTGREVPSGGLPIAAGAVVDNVGTAAAIADAITTGMPLVERITTVTGPCIAEPKNLVTKIGTRVNEIIDQCGGYKEGTNLGKVIMGGPMMGFTQWHTEISTNKGSSGILLLTEEESRTPEMQNCIRCGRCTDVCPSFLQPLLISAYSMKNDFDKAEEFNAMDCIECGSCSFICPARRPLVQTIRTAKREIGAKRRKQQAAQKK, encoded by the coding sequence ATGAAACTCTTAACTTTTAAGGGAGGTATACATCCTCCACATGGAAAAGAGTACTCTAACAAAAAGCCAATTGAAAGAGCTGAAGCTCCTAAAGTGGTTTACATTCCTATTCAGCAGCATATAGGTGCTCCGGCAAAACCTATAGTTGAAGTAGGAGATGAAGTTAAGCTAGGCCAGAAAATAGCTGAAGCTGGTGGATTCGTTTCTGCCAACATACATTCTTCTGTATCAGGAAAAGTTATAGCTATAGAACCACATGAAATACCAAATGGTAAAGGTATGTGTATAGTTATAGAAAATGACTTTAAAGAAGAACTTCATGAAAGCGTTAAACCTCATGGTAAGTTAGAAGATCTTTCAAAAGAAGAAATAGTAGAAATAATAAAAGAGGCCGGTATAGTTGGTATGGGTGGTGCAACATTCCCAACTCACGTTAAAGTATGTCCTCCTCCAGGATCAACTGCAGAGTTCGTAATACTTAACGGTGCAGAATGTGAACCTTACTTAACAGCTGACCACAGATTAATGCTAGAACAGCCAGAAAAAGTTGTTTTAGGATGTAGAGCTTTAATGAAAGTTCTAGATGTAAACAAAGGATTTATAGGAATTGAAGAAAACAAACCAGATGCTATAGAAGCTGTTCAGAATGTAGCAAAAGACTTCCCAGAAATAGAAGTTGTTACATTAAAAGTTAAATACCCACAGGGTGCTGAAAAACAGTTAATATATGCATGTACTGGTAGAGAAGTTCCATCAGGTGGACTTCCAATAGCTGCAGGAGCTGTTGTTGACAACGTTGGTACAGCGGCTGCTATAGCAGATGCTATAACAACAGGTATGCCTTTAGTAGAAAGAATAACTACTGTAACAGGTCCTTGTATAGCAGAACCTAAAAACTTAGTAACAAAAATAGGTACTAGAGTAAATGAAATAATAGACCAGTGTGGTGGATACAAAGAAGGTACTAACCTTGGTAAAGTTATCATGGGTGGACCAATGATGGGATTCACACAGTGGCATACAGAAATCTCAACTAATAAGGGATCTTCAGGTATACTTCTTTTAACAGAAGAAGAATCAAGAACTCCAGAAATGCAGAACTGTATAAGATGTGGTAGATGTACAGACGTATGTCCATCATTCTTACAGCCATTATTAATAAGTGCATATTCAATGAAAAATGATTTCGACAAAGCCGAAGAATTCAACGCTATGGATTGTATAGAATGTGGTTCATGTTCATTCATATGTCCAGCTAGAAGACCTCTTGTTCAGACAATAAGAACAGCTAAGAGAGAAATCGGTGCTAAGAGAAGAAAACAGCAGGCAGCACAGAAAAAATAA